DNA sequence from the Kazachstania africana CBS 2517 chromosome 4, complete genome genome:
gatgaattaaaattagTCGCATCgttaaattattattattcattgtatggaattcaaattgaagaattcaaaattaaaacaaaggataattattatttagACGTATGGCATTTGAAGCATAATACAACAACAAAGAATCGTAAACCAATTCTATTAATTCATGGTCTCCTACAAAGTAGCGGTTCATTCGCATCAAGTGGTAAAGATTCCATTGCCTATTACTTACATAAACAAGGGTACGACGTCTGGTTAGGTAATAATAGATGTGGTTTTAAATACGATACTTGGGACCCAAAATATTGGGATTGGGATATTAAAGAAATGTCAGAAATCGATCTATTAGCTCTAATGGATTTTGTTAACactaaaaataattattcCGATAAATTAACTTTAATTGGTCATTCTCAAGGTACTTCTGAAATCTTTATGGCTTTAATTAATAACAATAGTAACATTAgagataaaattgataatttcattgCATTATCCCCAGCTTGTTACCCTGGTCCCTTAATTACAAGTGATAGTATTGTCATGCAAATCTTATCTAcattcattgaaagtaGTACAATCTTTGGTGATAGGATATTTATGGAAATTATGATGACTGTAAGAAATTTAGTAGTTGGCcaatcatttttctcattCATTTGTTACGCAATTTTTAACTACTTATTCGATTGGAATGATTGTCTTTGGGATCCAAATCTAAGAGATAGACATTTTTTATTCTCACCAGTTTATGTCTCTGTAAAATTAATGCAATGGTGGTTAAGTAATGATTTGAACAAACTAACATTTAAAAATACACCAGAATTAATTTATCCAGAATATGAATCATGGTTCAATAAAGATCCAAAAAAACATAATCCAAATATATTACTATTTGTACCAAAACAAGACAGATTGGTAGACGGTGAAAGATTGATCAATCACTTCTTACATTATGAGAGTCATATcaattataaaatttggTACATTGAAGAATATTCACATTTAGATGTCCTATGGGCAACCGACGCTAATAAGAGAATCTCAAAACCAATAGTAGATTTTTTAAAGAGCAATGAAAAACAGTAACTTTTTATACATTCTCATCAGACTTATTTTTATGTTATTTTATTTGTACATTTGAATtactatatatacatatttacatgaaatgaaaatatactATGACTCTTCATATCTCAAATCCAAAACTCTTCATACACATCCTATATTTCTCGATATATTCTTTACATTTACCATCATCTGCACCTTTAAACAATAGACATTGATCCCTGGCCTCCTTTTCAGTTAAACAAACACAGCAAGGCTTAGGCTTTTCCTCACTATTATTCTGGCTTTGACCCGACACTGTAGTTTCTACCATTTGGTTTAGTACAATCCTCTTAAGCCAATGTTTCTTATTGCAAACCCTTTTAACAAGTTTATATGCGTATTTGTAATTTCCTCGATGTTACTAATTTGCCTTGCAAATCAAGTCCGATAATCGAATCAATTTtaagataaattgaatatcgAGGAAACAAAGTATGTAAGCAAGAAAATCGAATACACAGTCACGTCTATAGTAAGGACATGCTGGTTATGGCAAACATAACACTAGCTAATGTGGTCTGCTTAACTGGGAATGCCTAAATGAGAGCCAATGAAGTGGCAAAACAACATATGTATGGGCATCGAGGAATATAACGAATGGGTGCGTGCCCGGCTGTTATTATAAAGATTCTTTTGATCACGTGCCACAGATTGGGAATGGCCTATATCTCACTGTTGCTCGACTAGGAAAGTGTATCCGTACTGCCTAGGATAACCCTGCACCTACTACAAGTGGCAGTAATCTGGCACAAACTCTGCcacatcaaaatttctgaTTTCTAACGACTCACAGAGCTAATTACGAGAGCAAATTAAAATAGATGCCAACTTACACCAACCGAAGGCCAGAGAAACAACTGTAGAAACAACAGGGCTCACTGAATGCTCTCCCATGAGCAATGCTGCGGAATGTCACTCGACCGTCTGCTGCCAAATGCCTAAAGTTCGATTCCAAATGCCATTTTGGTCGTTCTTCTCATCATTAGTCGTTTCTAATGACttcgttttttttttttccatctTTTGTGCGTAGTAAAAATGGCAGTTGCAATTCTCGAGgtgaaatatataataaacaTTTGTATATAG
Encoded proteins:
- the YEH1 gene encoding sterol esterase (similar to Saccharomyces cerevisiae YEH1 (YLL012W) and YEH2 (YLR020C); ancestral locus Anc_5.200), with protein sequence MSSPMKYCRYQKYQLKLLIKSIINKFVYIIISFFSMIVVDSFMGLVLLASLYHHYTATALETEPDPRDTRSSKTTVADINDIHIVHDTKKTILKPNRIYSKDELKLVASLNYYYSLYGIQIEEFKIKTKDNYYLDVWHLKHNTTTKNRKPILLIHGLLQSSGSFASSGKDSIAYYLHKQGYDVWLGNNRCGFKYDTWDPKYWDWDIKEMSEIDLLALMDFVNTKNNYSDKLTLIGHSQGTSEIFMALINNNSNIRDKIDNFIALSPACYPGPLITSDSIVMQILSTFIESSTIFGDRIFMEIMMTVRNLVVGQSFFSFICYAIFNYLFDWNDCLWDPNLRDRHFLFSPVYVSVKLMQWWLSNDLNKLTFKNTPELIYPEYESWFNKDPKKHNPNILLFVPKQDRLVDGERLINHFLHYESHINYKIWYIEEYSHLDVLWATDANKRISKPIVDFLKSNEKQ
- the COX17 gene encoding copper metallochaperone COX17 (similar to Saccharomyces cerevisiae COX17 (YLL009C); ancestral locus Anc_5.205), coding for MVETTVSGQSQNNSEEKPKPCCVCLTEKEARDQCLLFKGADDGKCKEYIEKYRMCMKSFGFEI